Proteins encoded by one window of Myripristis murdjan chromosome 1, fMyrMur1.1, whole genome shotgun sequence:
- the cetp gene encoding cholesteryl ester transfer protein produces the protein MPCDVFPPLVLLLLLSVFRTSHGCLDDPVLAYRFSGAICRLTYPAAAVLNEKTTKVIEAAFQHARYPSVKGEKSLPLIGKVTYGLDNLEIHNLSIGRSEFELRPGEGIAMEISNVSAIFRGTIQYGYGSWMVDVANSVDFEVESQIDLGINPKLYCGKGKVAADTSDCYLNFHKLELLLQGDREPNWLKRLFTNFITFTVKLVIKGQICNEINKVANILADFIQDTAEQFLSDGDISVDIGIAAPPVITDNYIESYHKGLTNYNNFSSVINASVFHPSHLTEHKMLYFWVSDQVFNPMITAAHQDGRFHLNISGAEVSEILKTDLSSATPDFISQCLLESGSPELRVWSSSAPRLQTSVLGGSVRAQASGELHCGSPHTLRLLFQTEVEVVVTASYADKKLFLQGNTSEISVLQAELPSSNQQQLDEAQLEYIREAVEKIGIPKVLSVLEPELTRLLDKQGVNLFDIINPEVLPRDGFVVIQMDFGFPHHLLVEFLRKTLE, from the exons ATGCCTTGTGACGTTTTCCCACCGCtggtcctcctgctgctcctgtctgTGTTCAGGACGTCCCACGGCTGCCTGGACGATCCTGTCTTGGCCTATCGGTTCAGCGGAGCCATCTGCAGGCTCACCTACCCGGCTGCCGCTGTCT TGAATGAGAAAACCACCAAAGTGATTGAGGCGGCATTCCAGCACGCCAGGTACCCCAGTGTGAAGGGAGAGAAGTCACTGCCTCTTATAGGCAAAGTGACATACGGCCTGGACAA TCTGGAAATCCACAACCTGTCGATTGGTCGGAGTGAGTTTGAGTTACGTCCAGGTGAAGGTATCGCCATGGAGATAAGTAATGTGTCCGCCATCTTCAGAGGGACCATCCAGTATGGATACGGCAGCTGGAT GGTCGATGTTGCAAATTCAGTTGACTTTGAGGTTGAGTCTCAGATTGATCTTGGAATCAACCCCAAACTTT ATTGTGGAAAAGGGAAGGTGGCGGCGGACACCTCAGACTGTTATCTGAACTTTCACAAGCTCGAGCTCCtgctgcagggagacagaga ACCTAACTGGCTCAAGAGGCTCTTCACCAACTTCATCACCTTCACTGTCAAACTGGTCATCAAGGGACAG ATCTGTAATGAGATCAACAAGGTGGCAAACATATTGGCCGACTTTATCCAAGACACagctg agcAGTTCCTGAGTGACGGGGACATCAGCGTGGATATCGGGATCGCAGCTCCTCCTGTCATCACTGACAACTATATAGAGTCGTACCACAAG GGCCTGACCAACTACAACAACTTTTCTTCAGTCATCAATGCGTCTGTTTTCCACCCGAGTCACCTGACTGAACACAAGATGCTCTACTTCTGGgtttcag ACCAGGTCTTTAACCCGATGATTACCGCTGCCCACCAGGACGGCCGCTTTCACCTCAACATCTCTGGAGCAGAAGTCAGT GAAATTCTCAAGACGGATCTCTCCAGTGCCACGCCTGACTTCATAAGCCAG tGCCTGTTGGAGTCAGGTTCTCCAGAGCTCAGGGTGTGGAGCTCATCCGCTCCCCGGCTGCAGACCTCTGTGCTGGGAGGCAGTGTGAGGGCGCAGGCCTCTGGGGAGCTGCACTGTGGAAGTCCACACACACTCCGACTCCTCTTCCAAACG GAGGTAGAGGTGGTGGTCACAGCTTCCTACGCTGACAAGAAACTCTTCCTCCAGGGCAACACCTCAGA GATCTCTGTGCTACAGGCAGAGCTGCCATCATCCAACCAGCAG CAGCTGGATGAGGCACAGCTGGAGTACATAAGAGAGGCTGTGGAGAAGATAGGCATCCCTAAAGTCTTGTCTG ttctggAGCCAGAACTCACCAGGCTCCTGGACAAACAGGGAGTCAACTTGTTTGACATCATCAACCCAGAAGTCCTTCCTCGGGAT GGTTTTGTGGTAATCCAGATGGACTTTGGTTTCCCTCATCATCTCCTGGTGGAGTTCCTCAGGAAGACACTGGAGTGA
- the LOC115368868 gene encoding uncharacterized protein LOC115368868 isoform X3 gives MTAVLAHGEAEVIRRRVGQSVTLQTGVTGLQADDDITCSILSDDSDKPDTLGTYFNGKLKLDYIDKFKGRLRLHQDSGSLTIMNLNMNDTAVYQIQIINGNSSTHTFNITVEVDPAPSSTTPPLKVTTPPLKSTTPPHNTGLTVGLAVGIPVALLVAAVIVGLYCAGKCGGIGRGCRDCARGHTDPRNSGVV, from the exons A tgacgGCTGTGCTGGCACATGGAGAGGCCGAGGTTATACGGCGGAGGGTCGGGCAGAGCGTCACGCTGCAGACCGGAGTCACTGGACTGCAGGCTGACGACGACATCACCTGCTCAATTCTCTCAGATGACAGTGATAAGCCAGACACCCTGGGCACATATTTCAACGGGAAGCTGAAACTCGACTACATCGACAAATTCAAGGGAAGACTCCGTCTGCACCAAGACAGCGGGTCTCTCACCATCATGAACCTCAACATGAACGACACCGCAGTTTACCAAATACAGATCATCAACGGGAATTCATCAACACACACGTTCAATATAACTGTTG AAGTTGATCCAGCCCCATCCAGCACCACACCTCCCCTCAAGGTCACAACACCTCCCCTCAAGAGCACCACACCTCCCCACAACACTGGTCTGACGGTCGGCTTAGCAGTTGGCATTCCTGTTGCTCtacttgttgctgctgtcataGTGGGCCTCTACTGTGCAGGAAAATGCGGGGGAATTGGAC GAGGTTGTCGGGATTGTGCCAGAGGACACACAGACCCACGCAACAGTGGTGTAGTTTGA
- the LOC115368868 gene encoding uncharacterized protein LOC115368868 isoform X2 yields MCVLYLMHLTQTLFCVFAVTAVLAHGEAEVIRRRVGQSVTLQTGVTGLQADDDITCSILSDDSDKPDTLGTYFNGKLKLDYIDKFKGRLRLHQDSGSLTIMNLNMNDTAVYQIQIINGNSSTHTFNITVEVDPAPSSTTPPLKVTTPPLKSTTPPHNTGLTVGLAVGIPVALLVAAVIVGLYCAGKCGGIGRGCRDCARGHTDPRNSGVV; encoded by the exons atgtgtgtgttatatttgatgcatttgactcagacattgttttgtgtttttgcagtgacgGCTGTGCTGGCACATGGAGAGGCCGAGGTTATACGGCGGAGGGTCGGGCAGAGCGTCACGCTGCAGACCGGAGTCACTGGACTGCAGGCTGACGACGACATCACCTGCTCAATTCTCTCAGATGACAGTGATAAGCCAGACACCCTGGGCACATATTTCAACGGGAAGCTGAAACTCGACTACATCGACAAATTCAAGGGAAGACTCCGTCTGCACCAAGACAGCGGGTCTCTCACCATCATGAACCTCAACATGAACGACACCGCAGTTTACCAAATACAGATCATCAACGGGAATTCATCAACACACACGTTCAATATAACTGTTG AAGTTGATCCAGCCCCATCCAGCACCACACCTCCCCTCAAGGTCACAACACCTCCCCTCAAGAGCACCACACCTCCCCACAACACTGGTCTGACGGTCGGCTTAGCAGTTGGCATTCCTGTTGCTCtacttgttgctgctgtcataGTGGGCCTCTACTGTGCAGGAAAATGCGGGGGAATTGGAC GAGGTTGTCGGGATTGTGCCAGAGGACACACAGACCCACGCAACAGTGGTGTAGTTTGA